A region of Halomonas sp. I5-271120 DNA encodes the following proteins:
- a CDS encoding DUF2939 domain-containing protein: MTLLAGGDTLSPATSPPDMDVMYMKKTLAVIGLTSVVAIAGSPYLTSYQMKSAADARDGEALAKHVNFPELRQNLKDQINLMIAERAEQEVGTNHGAIAMLGAAVGSLLTDKLVESYVTPTALAAKLDGRPEGASSAGEPSREQGTGKPGEEEEDGLLPDSPFGDASLGYDAWDEFHIVVHNDDGEPLTFVLHRHMGVFWELTNIVIPSAALRG, from the coding sequence ATGACGTTGCTGGCCGGGGGCGATACCCTGAGCCCCGCAACTTCACCCCCTGACATGGATGTGATGTACATGAAGAAGACCCTGGCCGTGATTGGCCTGACGTCGGTGGTCGCCATCGCCGGTAGCCCCTACCTGACCAGCTATCAGATGAAGAGCGCTGCCGATGCGCGGGACGGCGAGGCCCTGGCCAAGCACGTCAACTTTCCCGAGTTGCGGCAGAACCTGAAAGACCAGATCAACCTCATGATCGCCGAACGCGCCGAGCAGGAAGTCGGTACCAATCATGGTGCCATCGCCATGCTGGGGGCGGCCGTGGGTAGTCTGCTGACGGACAAGCTGGTGGAGTCCTATGTCACCCCTACGGCTCTGGCAGCGAAGCTGGATGGTCGTCCTGAGGGGGCCTCGTCTGCCGGAGAGCCGTCGAGAGAGCAGGGCACAGGTAAGCCCGGCGAGGAAGAGGAGGACGGCCTGCTGCCCGACAGCCCGTTCGGCGACGCCAGCCTGGGCTATGACGCATGGGATGAGTTCCATATCGTCGTGCACAACGATGACGGCGAGCCCCTGACATTCGTGTTGCACCGTCACATGGGAGTCTTCTGGGAGCTGACCAACATCGTGATCCCCTCGGCCGCACTGAGGGGCTGA